From Sphingomonas sp. PAMC26645:
TCCTGCGCCGCCATCGATAACGTGCCGAGTTCGTCGAGGAACAGCGTCCCCCCATCCGCCTCCTCGAACCGCCCTACCCGCGCCTTGGTCGCGCCGGTGAACGCGCCCGCCTCATGCCCAAACAGTTCCGCCTCGATCAGCGTCTCGGGCAACGCCGCGCAATTCATGATGACCAACGGCTGATCCCACCGCGGCGACAAGCGGTGAAGGCGTTCGGCGACCAGTTCCTTGCCCGTGCCACGCTCGCCGATCACCAGTACCGGACGGTCAAGCGCCGCCGCCCGCGATGCGCGTTCGAGCGCCGCCATGAACGTGCCGGACTCGCCGATGACCTGGGTTGTTCGCTCCATGGCGAAGATGTGGCGCGAATTCCCAACTCTTGGCAAGCTTGCGGTGCCAGCCCGATAGTCGAAATCGCGCAAACCCCTGCAATTCCGCCATTTTCGAAACTGGCACGACAGATGCAATGCTTCAGGCAACCCGCCGAATAGCGGAAACGACCATCCTCAAAGGGGACCCACCATGTTCAACACCACCATCGCCCGCACCGTCGTCGCCGCCCTCTGCACCATCGTCGCCAGCGCAACCTGCGTCATCGGCGCGGTAGGACCTGCGACCGCAACCAACATGACGCCTATCGCGGCAACCACCGCAATCGTGGCATAAGACCCCGACGGCTCGCCAAGAGCCTCGGGCCGACCCCTGGAGTAGGATTTACATGGGCATCTTTTCCCGCACCCGCGACATCGTCGCCGCCAACTTCGCCGATCTCATCGAGAAGGCCGAAGACCCGTCGAAGATGATCCGCATGATCATCCTCGAGATGGAGGAAACGCTGGTCGAGGTTCGCGCCTCCGCTGCGCGCACCATCGCCGACCAGAAGGAGATGCGCCGCCATATCTCGAAGCTGGAGCAGCTCCAGGACAACTGGACCGAGAAGGCCGAGCTGGCGCTGAGCAAGGACCGCGAGGACCTCGCTAAGGCTGCCTTGGTCGAGCGCCAGAAAGCGTTCGACATGGCCGAGCAGTTGAAGGCCGAGGTTGGCGTGCTCGACGACGCACTTCGGGCGTCGGAAGAGGACATCGCCAAACTCCAGACCAAGCTCCGCGAGGCACGCACCAAGCAGAACGCGGTGCAGACCCGGCTGGAGAGCGCGAACAACCGGACGCGACTTCGGGAAATGTACAACGGCCCGAAGACGCACGAGGCGTTCAGCCGCTTCGACATCCTCGACCGCCGCGTCGACGAGGCCGAGGGCCGCGCGGATGCGATGGGGCTCGGGGTCGTCAAGACGCTCGAAGAGGAAATCGCCGAGCTGCGCAGCGACGACAAGGTCAACGCCCAGCTCGCCGCGCTCAAGGCGCGCATGAAGAAGGACGATTGAGATGAATATCACTGCCGTTCTGGTTTGCGCTGTCCTCTTCATCGGGCTGCCGTGGGTGATCCTGCACTACATTACCAAGTGGAAGCAGGCGCCGCGGATCACCGAGGAGGACGAACGCCTGCTCGACGAGATGCAGGCGCTCGCCCGCCGCCTTGAGGACCGCGTGATGACCGTCGAACGGATCATCGCCGCCGACAATCCCGACTGGAAGCCGGGCCTCGGCACGACGCAATCGCCGTATCTGTCGGACCATCAGTCCGACCGCACCATTGATCGCAACTCGGATCGGAGGAACTGAAATGTCCGGCAGCCGCACCCAGTTTTACCTCGATAAGCAGAACGCCAAGTGGAAGGGCGTCTGCGCCGGGATCGCCGACTATACCGGCGTCGACGCGCTCTTCGTCCGTGTCGGCATGGTCGTCCTGACGCTTGCCGGGGGCTTTCCCTGGACGCTGCTGGCCTATTGGATGGTCGCCTGGATGGGCCATGCCAAGCCTATCGGCCTGTACGAGACGCCCGACGACGCGAAGTTCTGGCAGGGCGTCCGATCGAACCCGAAGCGGTCGACTGCCGAGGTCCGCAGCAAGTTCCGCGACATCGACCGCCGCCTCGCCGACATCGAGACGCACTATACCAGCCGCTCAAGCAACAGCCTCGCGGCAGAGATCGACAGCCTGCGCTGAGACGCGGCGTCGATCGAAAAGGGGGAAATACCATGCCACCAGAAGCAGCACTGATACTGGGTATCATACTCGGCACGCTGGCAACGCTGACGATCCAGGCATTTGGTCGCCGCAAGGCGCGGATCGCGGTCAAGGCCGCGAACCGGGATGCGGAACGCAGCATCGCGCTGCTCGACAGCGAGAATATGCGCCGCACCGGCCAGATCGACCGCCTGCAGGAGCGGATCCAGGTCCTCGAGCGGATCACCACCGATCCCGCCGAGCGCACCGCCCGCGAAATCGAGGCGCTTCGCCTCCAGCCGAACTGAAGGGATACTGCAATGGATTGGGGTTTGATCATACCGGTCGTGGCAATTTCAATAGGACCGGTTGCCTGGGTTGCGAACAACTGGGTCCGCGCAAAGCATGGCTTCGAGCCAGAAGCGCGCCGCCGCAGGCGCGGGCGGGACGGCGATGTCGACGGTGAGCGCCAGGTATTGCTGCTCAGCAACGAGAACGAGCGCCTGACCGGGCAGGTCTCCCGCCTCGAGGAACGGATCGCGGTCCTCGAGCGCATCGCCACCGATCCCGCCGAGCGTACCGCTCGCGAGATCGAAGCACTCCGCGATCGCTGAGGACATCGATCATGGACGGATTTACGGTTTTCATGCTCGCGATCGTCTGCGTCGGCGCTCCCGTCACGCTCGGGATCGGCAGCGAGATGTTCAAGAGCTGGTTGCGACACAAGGAGACGATGGCCACCGCGCTGAACGCGCAGACCGCGGAGAAGGCGGCGCAATATGCAGCCCACACCGAACGTCTCGAACAGCGCGTCCGCGTGCTGGAACGGATCGCCACCGATCGCGGCACCGGCGTCGCCGACGAGATTGAACGGCTCCGGGTCGAACCAACCCCATCCCAGGCGGTACTGTCACCCGCATCCCCACCGATCGCGCTGACGGCCCGCCACCCGAGCCTCGTTGAAGGAGAAACACGATGAACCCCTTTTCGATGGTCGTCTGCATCGTGCTGATCGTGATGGCCGCCAAGGTGCTGACCGCGCGCTACCGCGCGATGGGCGACGCCCCGGCCAAGCCGGCCGACAGCATCGATACGCTGCGGCTGCGCGACGAGGTGCAGCAGATGAAGGAGCGTATCCAGGTTCTGGAGCGCGTGATCACCGACAACCACAAGAGCGTCGATCTCGACCGAGAGATCGAACGGCTCCGCGACCGCTAGGAGGCGGACATGATCGAACCGAACGTCTATATCACCCTGGCGCTGGCGAGCCTTGCAGGGTTGGCAATGATCGTCGCCGGTGGATTGGCCGGATGGCGCGGATGGCTCTCGCTGCGGCGGATGGAGCTGGATCACATGCAGGACGGCCGCATGCCGGTCGCGGTGTCGACCGGGTCGCGGATCGAGATCGCGGACTTGAAGGAGCGGATCAAGAAGCTGGAGGCGATCGCTGCCGGGGTGGATCTTTAAGTCTCGCCCCGCAAGCATGTTCCCCCGCGAAGGCGGGGGTCCAGACTGGGCCCCCGCCTTCGCGGGGGAACATGGTGTTGAAGCGCTAAGGCCGACCCGCTACCGCCCACGGCATGGCCACTCTCACCGACATTCGCGAGGAATACGACTTCCTCGAACCCGACGATCGTTATCGACTGCTGATCGACCTTGGCAAAGAGCTTGAACCGATGCCGGATGCGCTGAAGACCGACGCGACTTTGGTGCGCGGGTGTTCGGCCTCGGTCTGGGTCTATCCGACTACGACCGACGATGGCCGGCTCCACTTTCTCGCGGATTCGAATGCGGCGATCACCAAGGGGATCATCGCGCTGGTGTTGCTGACGGTGCAGGATCAGGCGCCGGGTGCGATCGTCGCGACAGATATCAAGGCGGAACTGGCGCCGTTCGACCTGAGCAAGCAGCTGAGCTCGAACCGGACGCAGGGGATTCCGAATATGATCGCTTTGATTCGCGAGACGGCGGAGCGGTACGCCGGCTGAACCTTTCGATCCTCCCCCGCCAGGGGGAGGTGTCGCCGAAGGTGAAGGAGGGGGAGGAACACGCAACGGAGGTTACCCCTTCCTCCCCCTCCGTCTGGCAAGGGCCAGCCAC
This genomic window contains:
- the pspA gene encoding phage shock protein PspA, which encodes MGIFSRTRDIVAANFADLIEKAEDPSKMIRMIILEMEETLVEVRASAARTIADQKEMRRHISKLEQLQDNWTEKAELALSKDREDLAKAALVERQKAFDMAEQLKAEVGVLDDALRASEEDIAKLQTKLREARTKQNAVQTRLESANNRTRLREMYNGPKTHEAFSRFDILDRRVDEAEGRADAMGLGVVKTLEEEIAELRSDDKVNAQLAALKARMKKDD
- the pspB gene encoding envelope stress response membrane protein PspB, producing MNITAVLVCAVLFIGLPWVILHYITKWKQAPRITEEDERLLDEMQALARRLEDRVMTVERIIAADNPDWKPGLGTTQSPYLSDHQSDRTIDRNSDRRN
- the pspC gene encoding envelope stress response membrane protein PspC codes for the protein MSGSRTQFYLDKQNAKWKGVCAGIADYTGVDALFVRVGMVVLTLAGGFPWTLLAYWMVAWMGHAKPIGLYETPDDAKFWQGVRSNPKRSTAEVRSKFRDIDRRLADIETHYTSRSSNSLAAEIDSLR
- a CDS encoding SufE family protein, with translation MATLTDIREEYDFLEPDDRYRLLIDLGKELEPMPDALKTDATLVRGCSASVWVYPTTTDDGRLHFLADSNAAITKGIIALVLLTVQDQAPGAIVATDIKAELAPFDLSKQLSSNRTQGIPNMIALIRETAERYAG